From a single Clostridiales bacterium genomic region:
- a CDS encoding Gfo/Idh/MocA family oxidoreductase, giving the protein VFGTGRMAATFLNVLKQSQKQITAVVSSDFKRAQNFALKHGIQNFYSYENIDFDKFDIAYIATVNKRHMPDSLMCLQKGKSVLCEKPMP; this is encoded by the coding sequence GTCTTCGGCACGGGCAGAATGGCCGCGACATTTTTGAATGTGTTAAAACAATCCCAAAAACAAATAACGGCTGTTGTATCGTCGGATTTTAAAAGGGCTCAAAATTTTGCCTTAAAACACGGCATCCAGAATTTTTATTCTTATGAAAATATAGATTTTGACAAATTTGATATCGCCTATATCGCCACGGTCAACAAGCGCCATATGCCTGACAGCCTTATGTGCTTGCAAAAAGGCAAATCGGTTTTATGCGAAAAGCCAATGCCATAA